The proteins below are encoded in one region of Phaseolus vulgaris cultivar G19833 chromosome 1, P. vulgaris v2.0, whole genome shotgun sequence:
- the LOC137814048 gene encoding disease resistance protein RGA2-like, with protein MAEYFVFGIAESLLGKLASNLYEEVSRAFDLYEDVQGLRDTLLIVKGMLLDAEEKKEKKHGLREWLRQIQNVCLDAEDVLDGFESKSLRKQVLKASGSTRMKVDHFFSSSNSLVFRFRMARQIKTVRRRLDKIAADGSKFGLERIDIDHSRLQRREMTYSHVDASRVIGREKNREEIMKLLMQPLLHGDGYGDQSVCVIPIVGIGGLGKTTLAKLVFNDKRMDDLFPLKMWVCISDDFDIRQIIVKIINSASDPTISVVHQESINNLDIEQLQSRLRHKLSYQKFLLVLDDVWNEDRSKWIELKDLIKVGASGSKIIVTTRSHSIASMMGTVPSYVLEGLSAENCLSLFLKWAFREGEEKEHPNLVEIGKEIVKKCGGVPLALKTSGSSLFSVLDLERWENMRDHELWNLKQQKDDILPSLKLSYDQMPSYLRHCFAFFSLYPKDFGFTSAEMANFWVTLGLLRSPFGSQKIENVGKLYIDELYSRSFLEDFEDFGTMYYFKLHDLVHDLSLYVAKEEFLMVNSHTHKIPEQIRHISVVENDSLSHTLFPKFRGVRTIIFPVDGVGVGSEYLLETWIKRYKYLRHLDLSDSFFETLPNSIAKLEHLRPLSLDNNCSIKRLPNSFCKLQNLQMLSLRRCLGLETLPKRLGMLISLRKLYFTTKQSILSEDEFASLNSFHSLIFEYCDNLKFLFRGAQAQLPSLEVLMIQSCGNLESLPLHLLPKLEVLIVTRCVMLNLSLNSERPIQRLMMKYLHIEECARQQTLPQWIQGASNTLRTLSISNCHCLEMLPEWLNTMTHLKMLCIVNCPQLLHLPSDMHRLRALEDLIIDGCPELGRKCEPESGEYWSFISHIKCVSIGETKKRKLLFQMLSRLRLNCTK; from the coding sequence ATGGCCGAATATTTTGTCTTCGGAATTGCTGAATCTCTGCTAGGGAAGCTTGCATCTAATCTTTATGAAGAAGTTTCTCGAGCCTTTGATCTGTATGAGGATGTGCAAGGTCTGAGAGACACCTTGTTAATTGTAAAAGGCATGCTGTTGGATGCTGaggagaagaaggagaagaagcaTGGGTTGCGTGAATGGCTCAGGCAGATTCAAAACGTATGCCTAGATGCGGAAGATGTGTTGGATGGATTTGAGAGCAAAAGCCTGAGAAAACAAGTTCTCAAAGCTTCAGGCAGCACCAGGATGAAGGTTGACCACttcttttcttcatctaatTCTCTTGTTTTCCGTTTTAGGATGGCTAGGCAAATAAAAACTGTTAGGCGTAGATTGGATAAGATAGCAGCTGATGGGAGCAAGTTTGGTCTTGAGAGGATTGATATTGATCACAGCCGTCTGCAAAGGAGAGAAATGACTTATTCTCATGTTGATGCTTCACGGGTTATAGGAAGGGAGAAGAATAGGGAAGAAATTATGAAGCTTTTGATGCAACCTCTCCTTCATGGTGATGGTTATGGAGATCAAAGTGTTTGTGTTATTCCCATAGTAGGTATTGGAGGGTTGGGGAAGACCACACTAGCAAAGTTGGTGTTCAATGATAAGAGAATGGATGATCTTTTCCCGTTGAAGATGTGGGTGTGTATTTCTGATGACTTTGACATAAGGCAGATAATTGTTAAAATCATCAACTCTGCTTCTGATCCAACCATTTCTGTTGTTCACCAAGAAAGCATTAACAATTTAGATATTGAGCAGTTACAAAGTCGTCTTAGACATAAACTTTCTTACCAGAAGTTTCTACTAGTCTTGGATGATGTATGGAATGAGGATCGTTCAAAATGGATAGAGTTGAAAGATTTAATTAAAGTTGGTGCAAGTGGAAGCAAAATCATAGTGACAACACGGAGTCACTCAATTGCTTCCATGATGGGCACTGTTCCCTCGTATGTTTTAGAAGGTCTTTCTGCGGAGAATTGCTTATCTCTGTTTCTCAAATGGGCATTTAGGGAAGGTGAAGAAAAAGAACACCCAAATCTAGTGGAAATTGGAAAAGAAATAGTGAAAAAGTGCGGAGGGGTGCCACTAGCACTAAAAACTTCAGGAAGTTCCCTGTTCTCAGTGCTTGATTTAGAAAGATGGGAAAATATGAGAGACCATGAGCTATGGAACCTAAAACAACAGAAAGATGACATTTTACCTTCCCTAAAGTTGAGCTATGATCAAATGCCATCCTATTTGAGGCACtgttttgctttcttttctctttatcCTAAAGATTTTGGCTTTACCAGTGCTGAAATGGCTAACTTTTGGGTCACACTTGGATTACTTCGATCACCATTTGGAAGTCAGAAGatagagaatgttggaaaactATATATAGATGAGTTATATTCAAGATCATTTCTGGAGGACTTTGAGGACTTCGGCACAATGTACTATTTTAAACTACATGATTTGGTACATGATCTTTCGCTGTATGTTGCGAAAGAGGAGTTTCTAATGGTGAACTCCCACACTCACAAAATACCTGAGCAAATAAGGCATATATCAGTTGTTGAAAATGACTCACTAAGCCATACTTTGTTCCCCAAGTTCAGAGGTGTGAGAACTATAATATTTCCCGTTGATGGAGTGGGTGTTGGCAGTGAATATCTTTTGGAAACATGGATAAAAAGATACAAATACTTACGTCATTTAGATTTAAGTGATTCATTTTTTGAGACACTTCCTAATTCAATTGCTAAATTGGAGCATCTGCGACCTCTCAGTCTTGATAATAATTGTAGCATAAAAAGACTTCCTAATTCTTTTTGCAAACTCCAAAACTTACAAATGTTGTCTTTAAGAAGATGCTTGGGCCTTGAAACATTGCCTAAACGATTAGGGATGTTAATCAGCCTCCGAAAATTGTATTTTACCACAAAACAGTCTATTTTGTCAGAGGATGAATTTGCAAGCTTGAACAGTTTTCATTCTTTGATTTTTGAATACTGTGACAATTTGAAGTTTTTGTTCCGAGGAGCACAGGCACAACTCCCATCCCTTGAAGTTTTGATGATTCAATCATGTGGGAACCTAGAGTCCTTACCTCTTCATCTTCTCCCTAAACTTGAGGTTCTGATTGTAACAAGGTGCGTGATGCTAAACCTGTCCTTGAACAGCGAAAGACCAATCCAAAGATTGATGATGAAATATTTGCATATTGAGGAATGTGCACGGCAACAGACATTGCCTCAATGGATTCAAGGAGCCTCCAACACTTTGAGAACATTGTCAATTTCAAATTGTCATTGTCTTGAGATGCTTCCTGAGTGGCTTAACACAATGACTCATCTTAAGATGCTTTGTATTGTTAACTGTCCTCAGTTGTTGCATCTCCCAAGTGACATGCATCGTCTACGAGCCCTTGAAGATTTGATCATAGATGGTTGCCCTGAATTGGGTCGAAAATGTGAACCAGAGTCTGGTGAGTACTGGTCCTTTATCTCTCACATCAAATGTGTTTCCATTGGAGAAACAAAGAAAAGgaaacttctttttcaaatgCTTTCACGACTGCGCTTGAACTGCACTAAGTAA